The Ooceraea biroi isolate clonal line C1 chromosome 7, Obir_v5.4, whole genome shotgun sequence genomic sequence AATACTATTTCAGCGGAAACAGATGGTGAAGTTACCAACAATTCTACTAAGGCTACAACTCTTTCCACAAGTGAGACAACGAGTTCTCCTGGCAACAAAACCTCTTCTGAAACCACGGAGAAGACCACAGAATCAACGAAAACGAGTACGACGAAGGATCCTAATAGTGCAGCAAATCTTACACCTGCAGTCCAATTAGTAATAAGTCTTATTATAGCTGTGATAGCATCGTACAGAATTTAGAAATAACATAGAGAACATAAggatttgtataataaaaagaaataaaatggcaACTACTGGCTGATTCATTTTTGCATGTCTCTTTCTCATAACTAAATATACACGCTTCCGCTTTCATTGATGCAAATTGGCTTCTAATTCTGAAACTACATATCTGTTCAAGCAAAGTGCTATTATTATCGTCGACTTTAGCGGCTTAGAAATCTGTAGGAAGGTGATTTGGATTGAAAAGAATTAAGAGAATCATCTGGAGTCGATAATAGCGGAGCAGAGACCACTTTAAATGGTGACTCACATATGGAGCTAAGAAAAGCATAAGCAGATGTCCACGGAGGTCACTCGTGATCACCAGGTGCATGTACCAACAAATGAATTTGTAATAACAATGATGTCTACGCGAGGCATACCGTGTCTGCAGACTTATTCTGCGCGAAGGCATCAATCGCTCGACATCTATCGTACTCTTGTTTACATTTGCCAGCCTAAAGGGTGAAGAAAAAGATTGTGCGGGAACggttgaattaaaaatttcacacaCAGTTCAAGTGTAAAGTGTCAGTGACGGTTCACGGTCGTTAACATTGATGGGCACGAGATATAAATCATTTCTGGAATTTTTATACGTGGAAGACAAGACATTCCCTTAAACTTGATACGTTTCCTTGAAAAACCTTTTTATATGGTTTTTTCAATCAGTGAATGATCCGCCTTGAATCCTTCCCATAATGATGCACAGCACGAGGAACGTCATCACAGAAAATTGACCCTgatcttttaaattattgcattacCAGCGCGCGTTCCTGGACAAATGCTGGATGAttgaacgacgacgatgattaCACGTAATACGCAGATAACTTGTATTTACTAGCACTAGCATTTATCATTAACGTTAAATATAGCATGGCATAATATAGCACAGAGTAATAACTCTgtgctatatattatattatgccaAGACGCGTTAGCTAAGCTGCAAAAACAATTCTCCCccctctatttctctctctccttcaaTTCGGCTTAAAGCTTCTGACGAGACAGTAATCCTTACGTGTCGACAGGTTCGTAGTtaacaaaaaagaagaaaaatgcaaaggTTCAATTAAAAGCATAAAGGCACACCGCTCTCTGATTTATTGTGAGACATTACGTCAAGAAAGAAGACACAACACAGACAGAACACATGGAACCttcagaaaaatatgtttttgctCAGAAGAAGCCTATGTACGACACCATTCCACTAATCATTTTTgaaaaagtggaaaagaaATATCCCAAAGGtttgtaaaatttcttattacattatctaaatttttctttttttcacagAAGCTATAAAATAAGTGATATGAAATTATTGtgattttctgatttataaaagtaataatagcattaaatattaaagagagagagtttcaAAACATGTAGATTCTtttttgcatatatttatactgttttctaattttataatagtgtACCTATGATATAGCGAAATTAATTGTATAGTATTTATAGCGAAAACATATATTTGCAAGTAGACACTAGTAAAATAGTTTTCAGAACAagtgcataaaatatattgtattatttgtttCAGTTGATGTGGAGGatctaaaatattatgttcCTAGTACATTTTGGATGAAATTTCGCATATTGTTATTTTGGATATTATGGGCTATGTTGATAATAGCAATGATGATCTGTATTCtcacatatttttgttttacacCTTTTGTCATACCACAAGTATGCTATGCAAACATACAAGAGGACAAACTGATaggtattaaaaattgatatttgtaAAACATAGAATATATAAGATCCTGTTTCTATAAAAGTACAtttatagtaattaatttttctcaatatcattattttactatttttatttttattattctttcaattttaatattttatgtttcagttaatacatctaataaataaatatcccACCAAATTACGATGGAGTAATTCAGCATAAAGTAATTAGTATATAAGAACATTTCTGTATAGTAATTAATGTaccaaagaaataattttaaatatatgtatagtatataaaaatatctggtCATTGAGGATGACTAGcactaaaataatttattagtagTGTTATATTCattagtataatataacaaacaagaaataatacatctaaaaaataaaaaaatatactattaatgaaaataaaattgtttcgtacgtttctattatatattattcagtATGTATCGACAATTGTACAGCGAATCTCcaattctaatattttaatagttaatatttaatagtattttttacaatagaaattgtaattatatatatatatttctacaaaTTTGTCATTATAAATGCTTTATACACttgttacaatattatatacaattttaaaaactattataatattaatgtatccttatgaattaaaaatctataaatatgTACGTTTATCGCAAGAACTTCCCACAGATACTTAACTATATTTGTACATGGCAAAgtacacaaattataaaaatcgattggacaatacatatatatatattaatcaaacaaaacaaaatttattttacaaaaaggatattcttataattttaggaaaataatcttttttaaattttattctgcggaaatttcaagaaatgtaataaattctgGAAATGTGATTTATACTTCCTGTTTGGTAATCGATTGCGATCGTTTCAGGGTCGCTTGCGATTCTCGATTGGATTTTCCCTGGACTAACGTCGTCGAACTCAACATAACAGATATCTGTTCCGGCAAGGGGCACGCGATCAATAGGAGATCCTCCGTGTTATAATACTTATTCAATACTTGATGCAACTGCGTGAACGTGGCGCAAATGTTATTCTTCACCGGTTTGAACAGAATAAACTCGGTTTCCTTGTTGGCCAGATATAACTGCATCGACTGTTGTATTTCAGGACACTTGAACTTGATTATCCTCAACACATCAGCCACCGTGACCGCCACTTCCTGCGCACTACCAAGAGCGTTTTCCTGGCCCGAGCTCGCATCGCGCAACTGTTCCTTCTCCAGCAACTTGATAATAGGATGAATCAGTAGATAAGTCGCGTGTTGTATCAGTCGCTGGCACGCAAACTTCAACTTTGCGTCCACTTGCTTTCTCGAATCAATAAGCTGTTCTTTCATCTGCGGCGCACCTTCCAGGAGAAACTGCAACAGTGCATTGTTTGACAGGGTAAAGAGCCTGGAGCTCTTCTCGAGCAAGCCGAACGCGGCAGTCTTCACTTTGGAAAAGTCCAGGCTGTACTCTTTGATAGTGAAGTCGACCTGGAACGGAGCGATCTGCTCTCTGAGGATTAACAGGTGCTTTATCTGGAACAACTCTGCATCCAGGGTGCTCGCTCTCTTCTCGATCTCCTGTCTGGCATTCTCGATGCTCTGAACGCAGAGGGAAATGGCTTCCTGGCTCAATGACTGGAACACAGATCTGTCCACGCAACGATAAAGCCTCGATAGACACACCAGAGTCCTACGCACCGTGGGATACCACATAGCGTGCAAATCTGCTGGAGAACTGCCCATGTGCGTCTTCTGATAAATGGAATCCATGACTATGTGATTGCGAGAGACCGGCTCCAGAACGGAGCTGTCGGAGGACGACACCGAGATCTTCTTCATGCGAGTCTGGCGGGTCTCTTCCCTGATGGATTCCGCTATGTCCTCCATCATCTTCAATTTCTCCGGGTACGCCAAGTCGCCAGACGAAGGATTGTAGTTCAACACGTCGGATTGCAGATACAAGTGCGCACGGAACACCAATCTCTCCTGAACGTCGTGCAGCAATTGCAAGCATATATTGCCAAAGCCACCCAGTGGCTCGAAGTTATTCTGCACGTGCTCGTCCAGCATTTCTATCCGTAGGATGCAACAGATCTCAGCTAACGTCTCGAGATGATTGATGTGTATGATGAAGGGCCTTAGTGCATCGTACAGCGAGGTGCACAGGCTCTCCAAATACGCGGTCAGTCCGCTCGATTGCTTCGAGAAGAATTCATAGAACAGCTTATGCTCGTCTATCGACGCGTGCAGGAGCAGCGCACAGGAGTGCCGCACTAAACTGCAGTGATCGCCGTTGTATTTTTCCCTTACGGAGTTCAGGGACTTCTGTATGCTTGTACCTAGTACCAAGCCCCGTTGGCTCCAATAATACTGGTGGCACTCGAGCAGCAGACTGTCATATTCCTGCCTCCTGTACGATTTGCTCTCGATCTGCTCGATAACCGGCTTCGCCTTTGACAAAATTGTTTGGAATCTGCCATAAAACAGAGCAAGGGCCGCATCCGTGCTATCTGAGGAGCTCTCGTTGCCCTTCAGATTTAAGATACTTTCCGTGGTCTTGGAGAACAAGTTGAAGATGTAATTTTGTATGAGCGCGATCGCCTTGGACTGGCAGTGCCTGTAACGTACCAGGTAAACGCCGCTCTCGTTGTACGACGCGTTGTTCTGCATGAAGTCTATGTTTGTATCAATTTTATCCAGTACGCTGAAGAACATCTCGCTGTTCACTGACAAAGTAGGCGCGTCCAACTTCTCCGTGATCACGCCAATCTCTTTGAAGTACCTAACGTACTCCATAATGCTGTCAATCGTCGCGTTCAGCTGCTTCTGGTCGGAGATGAGTTGCTCGCTGGCCTCGTACAGAGAAGTGGTCTTGCCGGAGACCTCGGTGTACTGCTTATAGAGCGCAGAGAAGTCGTTCAACGCCTGCTCTATCTCGGAGCAAACCTCCTGGCATTCAGACCTCCTCGACTTGAGCTCGTCGAGGTATAAATTGTACTTCACGTCATACATGGACACGTATCTCCTCTCTAGAGACAAATAGCGTTGGAGTAATTCCTGATACCCCTCTATCGGAAGGCAGTCCTCCTGGGAATCCTGCTCTCGCATACTCTCGTCGTCCAACACGTCAGTCTGCGTGCTCGATGACGGGAAGCACGAGGTAACGGCGATTTCCAGGCTTGTCAGACAGTCCTTTTGACAGTCTGTCAACGGAGCCAAGGGATCGTCGCTCTGGTCCCATTGAATGAGGTTATGCGGCACTGCCTTCGACTTGGCCATGGTTTCCTTTGCAATTCGACAATGTTAAAACGTAACCGTATTATAATCGACTCACGCTGGTCGGAGCATAGCCGAAAACGAGATTCAAATGCTTGAATGGAAAAAATGACACACACTTGTTACTTTTTACTGTTACGGCTAGTACGCGCAGGCGTAAAGAAGCACTGACCGACGTAGTGACGTATACATCATTGCTCGGACACGTAGCTCACAAAAATCCCAAGAGGATTCTTCAAGCATCAATTTTCAAGCATCTAATTATGCTTGAatataactaaataattaattacactttCTGCGTGAAATATATAGATGAGAAAAAACGTAATTTCATTGAACGTTTTCTCGATGTCTCGATATCTCGATGTATGAAGCATCAAAGACGACGTCTAGTGGCTTCGCGACGCTGCACTTTGTGACGTCAATCGGAAGCGCTATGCGCGTTCGCGAGCGTAAAAGTCGTGTCCGACTTTCCAATATGTCCACGTAGGATCCAGTTCCCGCGATCAGGAATTATTCGATATGATAACTTCGTAGCTGCGAGGTGAGTGTTCCtgcgaacgcgcgcgttatCTTTCGCATGCTGACGCATCCGAGCTCCGATTGTTCGAAGTCTCGAGATCGTTTTCCAAAGTGTTTTACATCTTGCATGAAAGGACCTGGATTATCTCTTCTCTGTCTCATATATTAAATCACTCGCACAATTAGTACGAGATTTTTGATATCTTCGGCAAGGCGTTACGTGTTCATCGAACCATCATCAAGGTGTTCCAAacgtttgaataatttatgaactgtgtaaaatttttcaatttataaattatataattttagttttttaatcgatttttaatttcaaattgttgtatcattattatatatcattacaGTTTCCTTATGTAGCATGCGTTAAAACATACGATTCTTAATGTGAAGATGATCGTCCAACATTTGGTACAAGATGATCTTTTTGAACCTGTCAAATCCCAGAAAACTTATTTGCCATTTGAATGTCGGTTGACATTACACTCGTTGTGTATTTCAGAATCCTTTGACTATTCGAGACCGATGTGACCATGGCCAGTCCACGGACACGACGAATACTGGGTGAAATA encodes the following:
- the LOC105279891 gene encoding uncharacterized protein LOC105279891: MEPSEKYVFAQKKPMYDTIPLIIFEKVEKKYPKVDVEDLKYYVPSTFWMKFRILLFWILWAMLIIAMMICILTYFCFTPFVIPQVCYANIQEDKLIVNTSNK
- the LOC105279896 gene encoding conserved oligomeric Golgi complex subunit 3; the encoded protein is MAKSKAVPHNLIQWDQSDDPLAPLTDCQKDCLTSLEIAVTSCFPSSSTQTDVLDDESMREQDSQEDCLPIEGYQELLQRYLSLERRYVSMYDVKYNLYLDELKSRRSECQEVCSEIEQALNDFSALYKQYTEVSGKTTSLYEASEQLISDQKQLNATIDSIMEYVRYFKEIGVITEKLDAPTLSVNSEMFFSVLDKIDTNIDFMQNNASYNESGVYLVRYRHCQSKAIALIQNYIFNLFSKTTESILNLKGNESSSDSTDAALALFYGRFQTILSKAKPVIEQIESKSYRRQEYDSLLLECHQYYWSQRGLVLGTSIQKSLNSVREKYNGDHCSLVRHSCALLLHASIDEHKLFYEFFSKQSSGLTAYLESLCTSLYDALRPFIIHINHLETLAEICCILRIEMLDEHVQNNFEPLGGFGNICLQLLHDVQERLVFRAHLYLQSDVLNYNPSSGDLAYPEKLKMMEDIAESIREETRQTRMKKISVSSSDSSVLEPVSRNHIVMDSIYQKTHMGSSPADLHAMWYPTVRRTLVCLSRLYRCVDRSVFQSLSQEAISLCVQSIENARQEIEKRASTLDAELFQIKHLLILREQIAPFQVDFTIKEYSLDFSKVKTAAFGLLEKSSRLFTLSNNALLQFLLEGAPQMKEQLIDSRKQVDAKLKFACQRLIQHATYLLIHPIIKLLEKEQLRDASSGQENALGSAQEVAVTVADVLRIIKFKCPEIQQSMQLYLANKETEFILFKPVKNNICATFTQLHQVLNKYYNTEDLLLIACPLPEQISVMLSSTTLVQGKSNRESQATLKRSQSITKQEV